The Neomonachus schauinslandi chromosome 13, ASM220157v2, whole genome shotgun sequence DNA segment ctgcttctccctctcccactctccttgcttgtgttccctctctcgctgtgtctctctctgtcaaataaataaaaaataaaatcttttaaaaaaaaaaggaattttgagcAGAGTTGTGTGTTAAAAGGATCACTCTAGTTGCTGTGTTGAGAACAGactaaagggagaagcagggagactaCTTAGGACCCTTCTAGAAGGCCACTGACCTCATGGCCAGTCCCACTCCCATTTCCCTAGCTGAGGACATAGTCCTAGGGGCTGGGGCAACAGAGAATGGGTCTGGGGGCTCTGGCCCAGCTAACCTGCTTACTCCCAGCTTGGCATCCATTCCCATTCCCTGAGCAGTTGTCCCATTGGGAACACTGAGGAGGCCTGTCTGGAAGACAGTCCTTGTGCCCATTTCAGATTCCTGCGGGGGCTGAGTGAGGACAGGGTTCAAGGGCAGGCTGAGAGTAAATGCaacctttccccacatcctccagGAAGAAGCTCTGATACCACAGGGTTCTGCACTCCGCCTCCCCACAATGCACTTTAGTCATCAATTCCTGAACACCCACTATGTTAGGGGCATTGCCACATGGGAGCAGAAGCATAGGAGCCCCAAGGAACTCAGGTCCATGAGAGGCAGGAGTGACCCAATGAGTGGGACAGCCTGTGGTGGTATGAAAGAAGCTGCTATGTTtgtgcccccaaaattcatatgctgaaaccctaatccccaaGGTCATGGTATTGGGAGGTgggactttgggaggtgactaggtCATAAGGGTACAGCCCTCATGAACAGGatgagtgcccttataaaagagaccccacaaagctcccttgccccttctaccatgtgaggacacagtaaggaGGCACCAGCTCTGAagcaggaagagggccctcaccagacaccaaatctgccagcaccatgaccttagacttcccagcctccggaactgtgagaaatcaatgtttgttgtttataagacACCCAGTTTATGGTCTTTTGTtctagcagcccaaatggacaaAAACTGGGGCGTAAATCCAGGTCTGCTCGGGAAACCCTGGGGgacatcagggaaggcttcactggGAAGTAGCATCTGAGCCCTGAAATGATAGAATCAGTAGAAGGGGGATGAGGACGTTTCAACTAGATGGAAACAGGATAAGCCAAAGCAGAGCCTGTCCTGAAGAATGAGCAGACAGGAATAGCAGAGGCATAGGGACATGGGGAGTATCCTAGGAAGTGAGTCCAGGAGGAAGTTTTCAGTCAGCTCATGCAGGGCCCTAAACATAAGATAAAGGAGCTTAGCAATTACAAGGAGTCGTGGAAggcctttatatttttttaatgcttttttgtCCCCTAACAGCTATGtaccatgaaataaataaatctatcgcTCAATGAATTTTGACAATGCATGTACCTGTGTAACCCAAACCTCTATCAAGATACGAaacggggatgcctgggtgactcagtcggttaagcatctgccttcggctctgggatcaagccccacatcaggctccctgctcagtagggagcctgcttctccctctccctctgcccctccttgtgctctctctctctctctgacaaataaataaataaaatcttaaaaaaaaaaatacaaaacctttctggggcaccttgctggctgtcggtagaacatgcaactttgatctcaggattgtgagttcgagccccatgttgggtgtggagcctatttttttttttaaagattttatttatttatttgagagagagagagagagcatgagagggggagggtcagagggagaagcagactccctgccgagcagagagcctgatgcgggactcgatcccgggactccaggaccatgacctgagccgaaggctgtcgcttaaccaactgagccacccaggtgccccgggtgtggagcctatttaaaataaaaattaaaaaccaaaacaaaacaaaaacatttccaaCACCCCAGAAACTTCCCTCATGCTGGTCAATCCCCTCCCTTACCCCACTCTCGAGGCAaccactgcttttttttccccaccataaATTAGTTTGGCCTGTTCTAGAATGTCACATAGAAAGCTGTATTTATCCCAGGCTGCCCTTGACCTTGGCCCAAGATGCCCCTTCCATGTAGTATGTTCCTGGGTAGGGGATGCGACCAGGTGAGGCACTCTGTTCTCTGAGAGTAATTTCTAGGAAGGGACTCACTATGAGTGGCCAGTACTCCCGGCAGCTGAGGAAATGAGCACCCCAGTCCTGCCTGCGGGTGGGATGTGGGGAGCAGACCATGGCATCCACcactgtctccttctctccccgTTACACAACAGTGATAGAGCTGTGAAGAGGAGTTAAGATCATGTGTTCTCAATGCCTGGTACATACTAACTGAATTATCTTATTATATGGGATATAACAATCCCAGTGGGATCTGACTAATAAGATCAGGCTGGACTGTCACCTCCCAACTCTAGATTTTGTGTCTCTGTTCTAACAACCTAAAGTCACATCAGCTTTCTGGGATTCCCCACAGTCTGGTGATTCAATACCTCAATGCCTCTCAGAATTCCAGACTGTGCAGGAGCTGGAACAGGTCTCCTGAAACAGTCCTCAGATGCCAGACCTGCGCCTAGAGCCGCCATCACCTAACTCTTGCATTTTTGCCTTTCAGAAGTGCCAGTGTCGGCGGCAAAACTCATCTCCCCAAGGATGGTAAGGCAGCCGCTTCCAGTTTGGGCCCCAGGGTGCTGTCGTGGCCTTCCTTCTGCATCCATGCTAGGAAGCCAGCATTTTTCTTCTGTATACTCCCGCTCAAATAACTGATGGCTCCAACGTGGCTAGGGTGCCCTCGTGAGCCTGCATGCTCCCCAGGTTAGCCCTTCCAGGCTGAGTTGGCCCAGCCCCTTTGCCAAGGTCTCAAACTTGGCTTCCAGGACCTCAAGAGATCTGCCCCAACCTGGTCTCCAGTGAAATCCCCTGCCCAGGCTCAGCAGGACTGAGCATGCTCTCTGCTTTGTGTAGTAAAGATGGACAGGCCACGGGGTTCAGGCCAGAGGTACCCTGGTCCCCCTGGTGTGTGCCAGCCTCCCCCAACCACACCCCATCGTTCATCCATCCCTTCACTCTGGAGGACAGACACCAAGTTGTCCCTGAACCCTGGCTCCACCTTGGCCCTGGGTCTGATGTCCCCAGGGATCCCAAAGCAGTGGTGCTGGCCTTCCTGAGACCCTCAACCCAGCCTTCACCAAGGTGCACAAGGAGGCTCAAAGCCACCTTCCCATCCAGCAGCCTAGCATCTTCACTGTCAGCCCATCAGACCCCGGCCTATTATTGTGCCAAAGAGCCAAGTACTTCTACATACATGATTTCAATTAACCCTACGTGAGAAGAATACTATTATTCATTTACGGtgtttgcagaggaggaaactgaggctccaagagtgGAGACAGCTCTCACAACTTCACACAGCTCATCAGTGCAGAAGTCAGGCTCTCGGTCTTGTGACCACCGCCCCAGGCTGCCTCTTTCACCCCATCCTGTCCCACGCTCCGATCCCAGTCCTGACCCAGCTTCCACCCTGACCTCAGGCCTGCCTTGAAACTCTTTCAGACTAGCCTCATTTAAGACCCAAGCCTTGTTCCATTTCTCCAGCCTTCCCGTACCAGGGGCCTGATGGGTCATGTCAGCCAGGGTGAGTGGAGGAGCCCTCAGTGAGGAGGGGCCCCCTGGGAATGCTGGTGGTTCTGTCTCCAGGGGTCCTCATGAGGACCAGCAGCAGCGGTTCTAGTTAGACCCTCTGAGAAGTGTGTGAACCCGTCCTAGGAGCTTGAGGGCATAAACTCACCCGACACACAGACATATACCTGGATGCCCGCACACTTGGGTTCAGCAGACAGATACACACCTGTGTACACAGCCACAAACATACCAGGGGGCCCTGAGTGGTTAGTTTCACGCCCACTGGACCAACACTGGGGCCTTCTAGAATCTGGCTCTTCCCTGGGGCCCCTGACTCCAAGCAAAGTCCCTGGGTCCCTCCTTGTTGCCTCTGAATCTCTGAGTGCCGTCCCCACTTCCTCTCTGTCACAGCCCATCTGTGAGCACATGGAAGAGTCTCCTGTCTGTTCCCAGACATCCAACCTGGTCTGTGGCACCGATGGTGTTACATATAACAATGAATGTCAGATCTGCTTGATCCGGCTGTAAGTTCACCCCACTCCTTCCCCTCAGCTTGCTTGGGTGGGCCCCACTTCCGGTACTTTCAAGTGTGAAAGGAGCAAGACTTGACCTGCCTCTTCCTTCACACACCTTGGACTGAGAAGAGTCCTCCGACATTGGCCCTAACATAATGAGCACAAGTATATTTCAAAGAAAGCACATGGTTCTAAGTACAAAGCCACAACTAgtagggggttggggagggtgcAGAAACCCTGGGTTCTTTCCCTCGTTCTGCCCTTGACCGACTAGGTgacttcatttgttcatttattcctccagccaacaattatttattgaacatctactatatgctaggcactgggcATACAACAGGGCATAAGCTAGACAGCAACCCTGGCCTTCTGGGGGCATATGGTTTAAGGAGAAAGCCAAGCTAATGGTCCACCAACTGTGTAGCATAGAATGCTCAAGGCTCAGATGGAGGCACCCAGGGTTCTGTGAGTGCAGGGCAAGGACAAGGGCAGGGAAGACTTTCCAGCTCAGCTCTGAAAGATAAGTTGAAATTAGcttggaaaaaaaaggaagaaggaaaggtaaTTCCAAGTagtgaaatgagtttggaaaggtctaaaagggaaagaaatgtttgtatttgagaaaatataagaaattggATATGCTGGAGTATAAAGTTTAAAGACTGAGTGGGGAGAGGCAAGAAATGAGTCTTGAGAGGTGAGAAGGGCCAGAACGTGACTTGGTATGTCTGATCACCTATTCGATCTCCTTTCTTCATTAATAAAACCCTTGGGCTGGGCCAGAACTAAGCGAGATCATGGAAGAGAAGACAGTCTTCAGAAGCTACAGCACTCTggacagagaggcaggagagCGACAAGACACTTTCCTAACTTAGCTGGGAGGCAGTGAGGGTCTAGGTGATTTGTGGAGCAATGATGTCTGGTGGAGGTGTGGCTAGAGTTCAAGACAGAGTCAGGGCTGGAGACAGATTCAGCAGCCATCAGACAACATCAGACATCCCGGGAAGCTCAGGTCTCCCAGGGGAGGGTGTGCAAGAGGGAAAAGCTATGGAAGGTGTGCCCAGGGACCCCCAGGACGTGCCCTGTATCTACaatgggtgggggaggtggggagagctcAGCAGAGTGTCTGGATAGACTGGGCCAAGCAGGGTCCCTGAAGGGTTTGTTCCAGTCCCTGATGAGATGGGCCTCATCTTTGTCTCCTGTGATCCTAGGAAAaccaaagaggacatccagatCCTGAAGGATGGCAAATGCTGACCCCCATAGCAGCCTCTTAAGTCATGAAGCTTCAGGCTAGAGAACAGTTTTGGGAGTGGAGGATGTGACATGAATAAAAGATCTAGCCCAACTCAGCCAAGTGAGCCAGTGTCTTTGGGGACTCTGGTGAGGTGGTTGGTGGTGGGTGGATGTGGTGGGGATTTTGCCCTGACCTCCCTATTTTGAATCTGATGTCTTCTCCATCGCTCCAGTGCTCCTCAACCCTGTCACATGCTCCCCTAGAGGTCCCAGGTCTCTTCTGCTTCTTGAAGAGGTCAGCCCCTGTCCCCAGCACACTTGTCTGCCCCAGCCTGTTTGTCAAGAACCTAGGTGACCTCTGTACCTTCTGCCATTGTCAGAGAGCAGGACCAGCCTTTGGGAGAGTCCTACACCCCTCATGGCCTTCTCCTTGGGTTGTACCAGCACCCCAagtcttatacacacacacacacacacacacgctgatACTACTGTAGCTAATATTTAGGTAGTGTACACAGTGTATCTGAACTACTTGTTAAAATACTGACCTAGGTCGGTAACAGTTAAAAACAGCTGCCCCAAGCCTTGAGTGTCCCCCTGCACCTTGGCCACCCACAGCAGGATGACGTCCAGACCCTGCTCTGTTCTTTTGGTCACCATCCATTCTGACTGTTAATGCTGGCATTGGCCACAAACCCAGGCATACAAAGCACACATGTGCCTATAACAATGGCCCACAAAAACACACAGCATCCAGAAATCCCACCATAGAGGCCCTAGCCTATGGTCCATGTCAAATAACCCTCTTTTGGCCAAAGCAAATAGAAGGAGCCACTTGATAATGGTGGCAGAGGAAAAGTGTGTGGAGAGGGGCCTGGCCAGCAGAAGCAGAGCCACATGGACTCAGATTCCCGCTTCAGGGTGGGCAGACAGAGCAGGAAATGTACTGTGGGAAAACACACTGGGAAGAAAGATGGGGCGGGGAAGGCAGGAACCAGCATTCCCCAGACAACTGAACCGTGGATGTGGGCAGAAACTTGCTGATAGATCTGCAGGTGGAAGGTCATCTATGGGCTCTGCTACTTACTGCTACTGGTAACAGAAACTTTTACTCCTCTCCTGCATGGGAATGATGCAGTATTAAGTTTGGCGGTGAGAAACCCAAATGCCAAAATAACAGTGGCTGAAACAGTTATTTCTCCCACACAGAGACCTATGCAGCATGCTAACTTCATGCTCTTTATATATTGTCACCCTGCTGTCAATATATAAAAAGTGGGCAGTGTACATTCCCCTTCAATGTACAAGACAGCTGCTCTAACTCCAGCCATCATGTCTACATTCCAGTCCACAGAGAGGTAAAGAAGGGCACTCGACTGCCTCTGAAGATGCTTCCCGTAAGAGGTACATACTCTGTTTACATCCCATTGCCTAAAATGTAGTCTCTTGGCCACGCTAGCACAAGGAGACTGGGAAAATGGTTATCTGGTTGGCCATGTGCTAAGCTGAAAATTAGTTCACTTATAGGAGGAGAGTGAATATTGGTGATCTCTAAGCCTCTGTCCTAAGTGGGAAGCCCCTCTTACACACAGGTGGCACAGCTCCAGCCAAGCTTCCTGTCGGTGACACTCCCCTCCCAGGCTTCCACCCATGATGAGGAATCCCAAAGATTACACCTGAACAATGTGCCAGGCGCCAGGCACCACTGGAAGAAATACTTACTTCCCCAcgttacagatgtggaaacttgGCCCTGTCTCTGGAAGCATAACTGTGGGCCCCTAAAGGCCCTATCTATAGCACATGACCCTGCTGCCCTGGCCATTACTGATCGGCCAAAAAATTCTCCCCCAGGATTTTTTGAACAGCAAATAAGGAAACAGGCAGTTCCTCTCTGGTAGTGAAGCTGCAAGATGTGTGAAGTGGGGGCTGACAGCCATGTTTCCTACTTTGTGGAAGAAGCAGGATTGAGAGAATGATGCCGGCATACAAAGAAAGAGATGCAGAGAGCGATTCAAGGCTGTGTTTGAATTCCTGAAGCCCAGCTGCCCTCGAACATCCCAAGGCTACATGGGATAACTTGACATCCTGccaataaattttctttctttctttctttcctttttttaaaaaaagatttatttattttagagagagtgtgcaagcggggggaggg contains these protein-coding regions:
- the SPINK4 gene encoding serine protease inhibitor Kazal-type 4 is translated as MAIRLWVVALAALLIVDREVPVSAAKLISPRMPICEHMEESPVCSQTSNLVCGTDGVTYNNECQICLIRLKTKEDIQILKDGKC